The proteins below are encoded in one region of Epinephelus lanceolatus isolate andai-2023 chromosome 7, ASM4190304v1, whole genome shotgun sequence:
- the egr1 gene encoding early growth response protein 1 yields the protein MAAAKTEMILPALQISEPLSFPHSPMDNYPKLEEVMMLSSAGTPFLTASAPEGAGFGSGEPGEQYDHLAGDTLPDIPFNCEKSVGEQTYPTQRLPPISYTGRFTLEPATTCSNSLWAEPILGLFTGLMGNIAPSSSAAASQTTTSSSSSVPSSTSSSSTSSSSQSLSSSIHHSEPNPIYSAAPTYSSPNSDIFPDQGQAFPSSAGAVQYPPPAYPNGKTCNTSFPVPMIPDYLFPQQQGEISLVPPDQKPFQSQSSQPSLTPLSTIKAFATQTGSQDLKSVYQSQLIKPSRMRKYPTRPSKTPPHERPYACPVETCDRRFSRSDELTRHIRIHTGQKPFQCRICMRNFSRSDHLTTHIRTHTGEKPFACEICGRKFARSDERKRHTKIHLRQKDKKAEKAGAVVVTAAPVSAASPASSYPSPITSYPSPVSSYPSPVTSCYSSPVHTSYPSPSIATTYPSVSMSSTFQSQVASSFPSSVASNIYSSPVPTPLSDMQTTLSPRTIEIC from the exons ATGGCTGCAGCCAAGACCGAGATGATCCTCCCAGCCCTGCAGATCTCAGAgcctctgagtttccctcactCCCCCATGGATAACTACCCCAAGCTGGAGGAGGTGATGATGCTGAGCTCTGCAGGGACCCCCTTCCTCACCGCCTCCGCACCCGAAGGTGCAGGCTTTGGCTCCGGAGAGCCAGGAGAACAGTACGATCACCTTGCTGGAG ATACGTTACCTGATATCCCCTTCAACTGTGAGAAGTCAGTGGGAGAGCAGACCTACCCCACCCAGAGGCTGCCCCCCATCTCCTACACAGGCCGCTTCACCTTGGAGCCCGCCACaacctgcagcaacagcctctGGGCGGAGCCCATCTTGGGCCTGTTTACTGGTCTGATGGGCAATATTGCCCCCagctcttctgctgctgcttcacagacCACCACGTCCTCCTCTTCATCCGTCCCatcctccacttcctcctcttctacCTCCTCCTCATCTCAGAGCCTCAGTTCCTCCATTCACCACAGCGAGCCCAACCCCATCTACTCAGCCGCACCTACCTACTCCAGCCCCAACTCTGACATCTTCCCGGACCAGGGCCAGGCTTTTCCCAGCTCGGCTGGAGCAGTGCAGTACCCTCCACCTGCCTACCCCAACGGCAAGACCTGCAACACTAGCTTCCCTGTGCCCATGATTCCTGACTACCTCTTCCCTCAGCAGCAGGGAGAGATCAGCCTGGTGCCCCCTGACCAAAAGCCCTTCCAGAGTCAGTCAAGCCAGCCCTCCCTCACCCCTCTGTCCACCATCAAGGCCTTTGCCACCCAGACTGGTTCCCAGGACTTAAAAAGTGTCTACCAGTCTCAGCTGATTAAGCCCAGCCGCATGCGCAAGTACCCCACCCGGCCGAGCAAGACGCCTCCACACGAGAGGCCCTACGCCTGCCCCGTGGAGACCTGCGATCGGCGTTTCTCCCGTTCGGATGAGCTGACACGTCACATCCGCATCCACACGGGCCAGAAACCCTTCCAGTGCCGTATTTGCATGCGCAACTTCAGCCGCAGCGACCACCTGACAACACACATCCGCACTCACACCGGCGAGAAACCCTTCGCCTGTGAGATCTGCGGACGCAAGTTTGCCCGCAGTGACGAAAGGAAGAGGCACACAAAGATCCACCTACGGCAGAAGGACAAGAAAGCAGAGAAGGCAGGAGCAGTGGTGGTGACGGCAGCGCCGGTATCAGCCGCTTCACCCGCCTCCAGCTACCCCTCTCCAATCACCTCCTATCCCTCTCCAGTGTCTTCTTACCCCTCTCCTGTCACCTCCTGCTACTCCTCTCCGGTCCACACTTCCTATCCATCTCCTTCCATTGCCACCACCTACCCATCGGTGTCCATGTCCAGCACCTTTCAGTCCCAGGTCGCCTCTTCCTTCCCCTCCTCAGTTGCCTCCAACATCTACAGCTCCCCCGTCCCCACCCCGCTATCAGACATGCAGACCACTCTCTCCCCAAGGACAATCGAAATCTGCTAA